The Aedes albopictus strain Foshan chromosome 2, AalbF5, whole genome shotgun sequence region taactcaaaagtgatgaaaggtcaaatgggactgatatgcgagtggGGACAGTACACTTTGTATCCACAATATAATTtttgctgagtctctcaagttctccaaagtttctacaatacccatctttgattgaaggttcttggtaaagtgatatattatggtcactgcataagcacaggtaaagttgcagatgcgaaataaatttgaatcaattgcttgtgtTGCGGAGTCAAGCGACATTATACCCACCCGGCCGTGCGTAACAAAATCCAAATATTTCCCAGCTGGAGTTAAACATGCGCGACCGGTCAACTGCGGTAAGAAGTCGTTGACGGTCGTCGATTCATGAAAAAGGGGgctataatcaaaacaaaaaccgaGCAAAGTTAAAACAGACAGTTGAACTTGGGGTTGAACATATGTGAATTGTGTTATTAAAGTTAGTACTTGAGTTTCTACGAGATATAGAAGAAATGTGTGAATCGCGAGTAGTAAGTAGTGCAACAATTATAAAAGTCTATCGTAGAATTAATATGTATATTGTGATCTAGCCAGGAGTCGGTCAAAGTGTAAACAATTCGACGTTACTGTACCAGGATTGAGGAGGAAACTATTTCTTGTGAGTTCTAATTGATTACACATATCAGTTTATACTAAAATTTGAACTTAATTACAGTTTGAGTTGCGTCAATTATGGCCTACTACAAAAATTAGTTTATTCACTCGACCGAATCCGAACATTCTCAAAAAGAAATATCGGACACAACCTGAAACGCGATGTCGGATGTTGGAGCAATGATGACGACGGCCTGCGGCACCTGTGGAACGATTAGCGAAGTGGATGAGCGGATGATTGGTTGCGAAAACTGCAACCACTGGTACCATACGCGGTGTGTTAGCGTTGCGGTGCATACGTCGATGGCGAACAAATGGTTCTGTGAAGCTGCAGAATGCCAAGAGCGGTACCGTGAGTACTTAAAGAAAGTAGAGAAGCAGGAAAAGAAGAGGAAGATTAGAAGAAAAAATACAGAGCTAGGATATGAATCAGATAGGACTAATAAGTCTGCCTGGTCAGAAAATAATGTCAGTTCCGAGTTGGAAAAACGTCTGAAAGTATTGGAAGAGGAACGAcaggagaaagagagagagatagaGATTGAAACTATCGTTTTCGAAAAGCGTATCGATATGGAGAGGGGTTTGGAGGAGAAAAGGATGAAGTTGAAAAACGCGGTTAGAGCAAAGCAGCGGGAAGAGGAGAAGGTAATCTTGCAAAAAATCTTAGCCGATGAGAAAACCCACCTGGAGGAGTTGAAGAAGATGCGTGACTCATTCGAGGTGAAAATGTGTAATATACAGAAAGAAGTGAAGAAGCTAAAAATGTACGGAAATCAAAGGAAGGATGATCTGAAAGCGTTTTACAAAAATCCAACGGTAGCCGTAGCAAAAGGGttaaagaagaagaaagaaagtaAAAAGGAGATGCCTCGACGACTGGAAGAGCCGAGAAGCAGTGAAGAAGAttcagatgaagaagaagaagaaagcaaGGACGGCGACTCGGATGCAGAAAGTGAAGAAGAATTCGAAGACGACATTGATGAAGAAacggaagaagaagtagaagaacaaGTGAAAAAGAAGATTCCGAAATCAAACGTGAAGAAAGTGGTCGCAAACGGGCTGGGGCAGCGGCGTATCGTGCCGACGAAGGCACAGATGGCAGCAAGGAATGGAGTGACGCAGAAATTACCAATGTTCACCGGCAGTCCAGAGGAATGGCCGCTGTTTATAGGCGTGTACGAAGCATCCAATGAAGCGTGTGGATTTACTGACGTCGAGAATCTGGTGCGTCTTCAGGGATGTTTGAAAGGGTCAGCGTTAGAAAGTGTTCGTGGGCAGCTCCTGTTCCCGAAATCTGTGTCGAGGGTGATTAGCAAATTGAGGCAACTGTATGGTCGACCCGAACAACTGCTGCAGTGTCATCTCGAGAAGGTGAACAAGCTAGAACCACCGATGGCTGATAGGTTGGCGACGTTCATTCCTTTCGGAACAGCAGTGGAACAACTATGCGAACATTTGGAAGTTGCTGGGTTAGAGCAACATCTAATGAATCCGTTGCTAGTGCAGACTCTAGTAGATAAACTTCCCACTAGCAACAAACGAGAATGGGTTCGGTACAAAAGGAGGAGAAAGACGGTGACGCTCCGCACCTTCACTAATTTTCTGTCACGGATTGTCACTGAAGCTTGTGAAGCTAACGTGTCTGTCGACTTCGTGCATGAAATGAAATTGGGACGCTCTGGTTTCGATAACGAGGAAAATGGTGGGGTCTTCCACAGCGCTGCTATCGCAAATGAAGTAGAAGTATCGGTACCCGTACAAAAAGCTTGTAGAGTATGTGAAAGAACGGACCATCAATTAAGATTCTGTCAGGATTTTCGAAGTATGACACCCGAGGAGCGTGTGAAGTTTGTGCGGGAGTGGAAGCTCTGCAATGTCTGCTTGAAGAGCCATGGAAATGTAGAGTGCACATTTAGGAGGCGGTGTACCGTGACAGGCTGTATGCAGAGGCATAATCCATTGCTGCATCTGGGACCCAAACGTGTTCCGATGGACGACTACACTCGGATGCACAGCAACATCCTGTTTCGCGTGCTGCCTGTGACGTTGACTTTCCGTGATCAGTCTTTAACTACGTTGGCGCTTCTGGATGAAGGGTCATCTATCACGATGATGGAAAAGGATTTAGCAGACCAGTTGGGTGCAGAGGGCGTCCAGCAAAAGCTCGAAATCAGTTGGACAGGAGATGTTGCCCGCGTCGAGGAGGACTCGAGACGAATTAGTCTGAAGATTTCTGCCATTGGTGGAGCGCAGCAGCTACTTATGAATGAAGTATGCACCGTAGGAGAGTTAGCACTACCTGAGCAGTCGCTAGATGCTCGGGAGATGGCACAGCGGTACGAACATCTTCGGGACATACCCGTTGAATCGTACAGGAAAGGTAGACCGAGGATACTGATTGGTTTAAGCAATTTGCACGTGATTGCGCCGATCAATGCGAAACTAGGTAGCTCAGGAGAACCAATAGCGGTAGAATCACAACTGGGTTGGACAATATACGGCCCAAGTCGCAGTGCAAAATCGTCCGATGCACATGTTGTTGGCCACCATGTTGAAGTTACGTTGGGTCAGTCGAGAACTCACAAGAGAATGGAGTCCGTAGAACACGGACAGACGCGTCAACTAAAATACGAAAACTGTGGAGAACACATTTCTGGACGGCGTGGTAATACCGTAAAATGGCAGAAGATTGATACCAAATTTGAATCTACCGAAGAGGCCGAAGAGATGATGGACCAATTGCAATGGGGAAGAAATTGGAAACGACCATTGGGACTCGTGGTGAATGGTGGTAAATCCGGGGTATCCGAAGAACGGCTACCGGAGTTACGGGCTGGGGATTGTTGCGGAGTCAAGCGACATTATACCCACCCGGCCGTGCGTAACAAAATCCAAATATTTCCCAGCTGGAGTTAAACATGCGCGACCGGTCAACTGCGGTAAGAAGTCGTTGACGGTCGTCGATTCATGAAAAAGGGGgctataatcaaaacaaaaaccgaGCAAAGTTAAAACAGACAGTTGAACTTGGGGTTGAACATATGTGAATTGTGTTATTAAAGTTAGTACTTGAGTTTCTACGAGATATAGAAGAAATGTGTGAATCGCGAGTAGTAAGTAGTGCAACAATTATAAAAGTCTATCGTAGAATTAATATGTATATTGTGATCTAGCCAGGAGTCGGTCAAAGTGTAAACAATTCGACGTTACTGTACCAGGATTGAGGAGGAAACTATTTCTTGTGAGTTCTAATTGATTACACATATCAGTTTATACTAAAATTTGAACTTAATTACAGTTTGAGTTGCGTCAATTATGGCCTACTACAAAAATTAGTTTATTCACTCGACCGAATCCGAACATTTTCACAGAACTAAATTTACCACAAcagcttgtattgcgcatcattaagctaatcaagagctacaatatacatacactaattcgaatcgagttgcgacatataatagtaggtaaaagctcaatttttgcatcccagatcactttggattttaacaagaagcaaaatacatgttgctaaatctttatacattgtttttcaatcagtactattaaatcttcgggacattttactaaaaatctaggtacttgctgTGCCATACTTTGTAGAAacatatttcgtcagagcggccgaaaattatccaaacagcacatgcttttcttcatctattgtatagagaatgcaaaacttcggaataaatgaaggtatttccggatgttacgcggaaaatgcagaatataaacaaacatcaactgccatttcaaattaatagtgaactgtcggatgaattttgacaggtaaatgaaccaaaacaacttatattttcatggtcactaatattacaagtgctaataatattagtggaaaaatgagcctttatgcaacataaattattagcacttgtaatattagtacttgtaacttgtaacttgtagctaatattattagcccgattatgctacagggccctggtggtattcgtaccatggtacaattatcttgaaataagtttcatactgataattgtcttcattcaagatagccttgaaataattttcttgacaacttgtaccatggtacgaacaCCACCAGTGTGTCCCAGGCCTTATATCTCACATCTGGCCTCACGTGTTtgaagtaaggtacaccggggcaagttgaaacgggtgggacaaGATGGAACGCGAAGTTTGAAATAGGTTTCGatacattttggatttttttcttcgttaaaagattgtttgaatcaaaaagtaTCAGTGGGTGGCACCAGGGGGGTAGACACTCTTAATCTTTTGATATCAATCATTCTTAATCTTTGCTAATATCTGCTAATCTTGCCTAATCCCGCTTAATCTCGCTTTGCCCCACTAAGAAGATTGAAATCGTTTTTTACTTCAGTGTTTGACTCAGGTCTGCTGTCAAACGGCCCATACCTCGTCCGCGCGCGCGCTGtgttaaaaaaacataaaaaacactaacagatttttaataaaatgtaaGTAAGGTATTTTCATTAAAGATATGGAAAATTTTGCGGCTGATTGTATTCTATTAATTTCAGAGTACTCACTCAAATTAATCGACTGATGAATTCTATGTGCGTTAACCACATAGATTGCTGGCGAGAGAGAGAATCACCCATTTATGTGCAAGTAATGAAATCTATAATTAAGATATATACTTTATATTATTACTAGAATACATCCCAAGTGAAACAGCAAAATAAGTAACCTTCCATACATAAAACAACAAACCACAATGGCGCGCACAGGTGACGAATGTTTTTGACGAAAGCGTGCTGCTGAAATCAATCGACCAGATGGAAAAACGTATATTTTCAAAGGTAAGCTCAATTCTTTCTTTATAACATGTTTAGTGTAAACATTCAGTCAAGTTTTATTGCAGCATCGGAACAAGATCGGAATCGATCGCTTTTCTAGCGACAAAAGTGATGAACTTCCACAGCCGAAACAGTGGTCGTGCCAACACCAGCATACGGTGGTTCTTCCAAGTGCTGAAGGAACGGTGGAATCCACGACGGGATCACTTCAGTTATTTCGTTTATAATAGCTCTACTGTTTAGTATTTGGTACTTTTTTCACGAAATACAATAAGCttcattgacatttttttttcaaattttgcagtTATTTACATTTTTAAGCCAATCCTACGTGGAAATGCGTTTATTATTCGAACCattgtacactcagaaataaaagtatacacgaaattactattatttatgcattttgtatccgcatctctctcactctctttctgttttcatgttatctgccgtttagcctgggttgaagagaagtgccGCCGATCGGCAATGATTTTGAAAAAGCGTTCCGGTGGGGATCATCCGAGAGGTAAGTGTTTCTCACCTCAGAATCTTACCGTGATCGTGaggtattctcaatttagttgaaaatcggagttttcgactagcgaagttggatttttctccaaatccatgcgtcggacctaacttcggaagtagtgcgctgtatagtaaacctggtccgctatacagcgcaccacttccgaagtaggTCCGACGCacagatttggagaaaaatccaacttcgctagtcgaaaatttcgggattcaactgcacggacaataaATTTACTGGACTTAACcaccgatgtttttttttcagataaagtTATCATTTACGAAACGGGCATCGATCAGAACCAGGAAGTGGACATCCGTCGTCAGGACGCCTGAAGCCTCGCCTGAAGCGAACGGTACGCAATGAGATGTTTTCCGCGAGGTTTTCCGTTCCCAGTACGATGCCACCGTTGTCAACGTTCAGCCGGAATCTAGGCCCGAATATTCTGATCTCCGATGCTGTCCTGCTCATGAAACAACGATCGCATCGAATGCTACGAAGTGCATGCACACCAGACGGTCTGTCGTGCCCAAGGCATCTCCCCCGTTGGCTCCGATTCCACGGTACGATGGCATTCCGCTGCAGTGTGGTATATCGTGGGATCTCCGCCACCACCACCCCGAGACTACCTCATCCGATGTACGAGGAGGATTGATGACCCGATTGACCACAGCTGTCGTAGAAGATGCGAGCAATTTAATCgaatcattttttttcaataactatTGCTGTATTAAAATGTACTATAGTGCATTGAAGATTAGAATAAAGCTTCTagtttcttttttatttaatttctctGTGCATTCTTTAAGTTTATTGGAATAAATGAATATTattaaatataaaataaatataaattttagagagaaaatatttactcaaatatgcgtaaaatgtatccaaaatcaaatatttatacatgggtaaatattacctatatttttcataaatccccattacccaaatatgggtaatgggGCCTTAccccccgaataaaacggtatcgtaAAGTTGTGATAAAGCGTATCGTTTTTTGATTATTCGTGGTAACATTAAATGGATGATACAATTTTATAAACGTGAATCATATCGATGATTAGAGTTATCATATTCAGAAtttgaatgatagaccgaatgggttgttaagtatagtTAAATACCATTCAAAAATGGCTTTTTGCACGAACAAAAATTTTGCTAAATTATTCATGTTATGATCAGTTTATCATTTATTTAACGATTTaccgaataataaaaacaaatatgaaatatttcaaCACTCTACTTAATCGACTTGAAAAAAATACACCCCTGCAGTTTTCACTGCTGTCAAAGCGAGGTCGAGGTTCGGACGTCAAGTTGTGTTTTTgtgctgaaggttttttttttaattctgaggGCCGCTACTCGGATCGCGATTCGAACTGGTGACGGTGCTGATTTCCATTTTCCTTCGCGCGTTGCATGTGGGCTATATCTGCACGGTGCTCGCGGGTCAATTAGTGCCAATGATGTGAAAGCAGCTGGAACAGCCGGAACAGGGTAAGTTAGTTCAATTATTAGCCGACCGCGAACTAGAAAATTGCAGACCACCTATCATGCCGCCGATGTGCAGTGCCCTAGAAAAATAAGATTCCTTCCACGGCACGGTACATGGAGTTCCTTCCTGATGAAGTTTCCTGTTCTGCCCAAATCGGAGGAGAGGATAAAACGTGACTTCCCATCCCGTCCTGCGTCTCGTATAAAGTTGGAAACAAATGTTGGTGCCAAATAGAATGTTTCCAAATTTTAAAAGTGACCTCTAAAAGTGATTATATTGAGCTTTTTCATATGTAGGAGTCTGAAGCAATTGCTTCCCAACTCTCGCTAAGTGCAGTCTTGAGGAGTTTTCTTTCTATTGGTGTAAAAAAGTGCTGCATTTTCTCGTTTATGAAGAAAAAATATTATAAACAACCATATAATGATCATTAGACGTATCATAATCATTTGTGCTATGATACCGGAATAGTATTGAATAGTTCCAATTTTACAACCAGCATTATTCAATCATAAAGCTATGATTATCCATATCATTATCATTCACTGAATTGAACGCGTATGATATGTACGATAACatgaattgtaaaaatctatgcgggccataaaatgaggttgtgcacttttcggcgATTATGAGTAAActttactcatatttgggtaaactgacctaagtgtaaaaaagttcgattgaatttgcatcttgtcactttaatatGCAGaagagagagagtcgatgaagagaactcgcccatattactttcgcccttattaaaactcaatctagatgttaagaccgttcgcaatgctgttttattttgtatggcgagttttaaaatttttaaaactcgacatacaaaataaaacagcattgcgaacggcctaatacTTTCGTCctaatttaaactcaatctagatttttttccgcTTGTTTTTCCGGGCTGTTCCAACTAACGGAACATGGGACATTTTGAAAAGCTACTCGCAATCACACTGTGAGGAAGTGTTTCCGTGACTGAACATTCAAACTCACTGGGgccatttgtttacatttttgaatCGCGTTTGGGCGCCAGTCTCCGAACCGGAAACAGATACCGTTGTTGCTACGGACAACCATGAACCCTTGTTTAATCTGATGACCTAGTTAAAAGGATCATAATTTTCTGCAACTTTTTCGGTGATAACACtatcgattgttataaatttttcgttTTAATCTTATTTGCGGCCTTTACAAAGTGTACAGTGGACTATGACGGACAATGTGGAACCGGAACGCGGCGAGTCGATATCCATGCATGATTTCCTTGAGTTTCTTAAAATTACGTGTCAAGTTAATGATTCCTTCAACAGCAGCAAGAAGAATCCTCCCCCGTTCGATTACAACCAGCTGGCGAGAAATGAGCTGGTCAACAGTGTCCACATGCGGCCCAGGGTGGCTGCTGAGGGCGGTGTTCCCACCATGGGAACTTCTCCGGCACGGCAGACTACCACCGGGAAACGAGAGGATGGCACCGTGCAAAGAAAGGTCTACAAGAAGAAGTCCGTCGCGCATACCAAGTCTCAAAAGAGTAAACCGGAAGCTGCTTTGGATGCGGCACCGAAGAAGGGATTGGACGATTTGTTGAACGAGAAGCTAGATGAAGTGCTGAACGAAGGCATATTGGACTCGGTGCTTCCGTTCATCTGTCCGAACAATGTTGCCACTTCGACATCCGGGCCATCGTACAGTAAAGGTGGCACCAATCCGAAGCCATCGACAAACCATCCGGTGGTGCAGATTACGCCCAATATGAACGGTCGGGCAGTTGGCACTCATGACGTCGCTTCGGCGGATGCTCATGGCAGTGGCAAAAAAGGTGGAATTTCCGCGGTGGGCGATGTTTCGCAGAACTTCCTTATCGCTAGTAGTGCGAGTAAAGTCAATGCAAGACGAAAATCGTCCATATCGCAGATTACTATTCCGGATAGTCGTTCCGAGTAAGTGATGGTTTCGAGAAAACCCCGAGCAACACAATGTTACGGTGGTTCACACATCATtccatttctttttaaattttcagaCCGGAAGTTATTATCCATGTGTGCGATGAAGTAAAGGgaacatccagagatttctcctgcccTCAGAAGTTGCTGATTACAAAAATGGGATACTTTGCCGATGTAACGGCTGGTCAACGACTGGAAGACATGGACATATCGGTCCATTGCGACCTGCAGATATTCGAATGGCTCATGAAGTGGGTCAAAAAGGACTCCATGTCACAGGACGACTGGCCTGCACTGGATCCATCCAATGTGGTCCCCATTCTGGTTTCTGCCAGTTTCCTTCAGATGGAACCACTGCTGTTGGATTGTCTTTCCTTCTGCCACGCGAGACTGAACGAGGTGGTTAAAGCTTCGGCAAACTTGGCCTGTTTGAACGATAGCATCATCACGCGGCTAGCGGCCATGTTCACCAATCTGGAACTGGAAATGGTCAAAGACAAGAAGGATCGCATCGCTCCCCGACTGTGGACAAAACTTATCCAGAGCCTCTGCGAGATTGAACCGCAAGCTCTGCGCGGTCACTATGCAACCCTCGTTGGAATGTTCCGTTGTTTGAGATGCGGCAAATTCCTAACGCAAACGGTCAGCACATTCATCCACTGTGTTCCGCAAAACATACGCCTCAACCGATGGGGTCAACTGATTAGTTCGCACATGAAAGATCCGTCCTGGAACATAACGAGCTACGTGGCCAGCTTACACAAGGAACTGCGATCGTGGCGAAAGGTTTACTGGCGTCTATGGGGCCACTGCCACTTCCTGTATTGTGCCATTTGCGATACGCATTTTGCGGTGTACCAAATGCTGTGGTGCCAGTACCATCCGGAGCAGCCGCAATTCTTGGGACCGGCCGCCGAGGGGAGAGTAGCCGGACCAGCTGGACGGTATCCTTGCTGTGGCAAGCAAGCCTACCGGTACGAAACACTGCCCAGTCCAACGgtgagtatattttttttttattattgctcTATCTTAACACAACATGTGTGTACATGGTCTTTGTGTTGTTAAT contains the following coding sequences:
- the LOC109416927 gene encoding SANT and BTB domain regulator of class switch recombination isoform X2, giving the protein MTDNVEPERGESISISKKNPPPFDYNQLARNELVNSVHMRPRVAAEGGVPTMGTSPARQTTTGKREDGTVQRKVYKKKSVAHTKSQKSKPEAALDAAPKKGLDDLLNEKLDEVLNEGILDSVLPFICPNNVATSTSGPSYSKGGTNPKPSTNHPVVQITPNMNGRAVGTHDVASADAHGSGKKGGISAVGDVSQNFLIASSASKVNARRKSSISQITIPDSRSEPEVIIHVCDEVKGTSRDFSCPQKLLITKMGYFADVTAGQRLEDMDISVHCDLQIFEWLMKWVKKDSMSQDDWPALDPSNVVPILVSASFLQMEPLLLDCLSFCHARLNEVVKASANLACLNDSIITRLAAMFTNLELEMVKDKKDRIAPRLWTKLIQSLCEIEPQALRGHYATLVGMFRCLRCGKFLTQTVSTFIHCVPQNIRLNRWGQLISSHMKDPSWNITSYVASLHKELRSWRKVYWRLWGHCHFLYCAICDTHFAVYQMLWCQYHPEQPQFLGPAAEGRVAGPAGRYPCCGKQAYRYETLPSPTGCQFREHTVQADTDRDRAILQLAMQASEGGCLYETAPFKPPNSMNDPWWSGIGILPHRSRQGLLPTFNVDSDAPSRGNRKFITRQLSQSVAESDTETDSEDADKSGTILSHSSSSSSDGGESEYSSPRSFRPKNGKQKPKISYGRHWAGDMSARSNQDNQREFEERAMKQIIAMVGKKTGGEQNQQFVTYQQGGAYIKLEADWRESMKQKNLASIKSKPGGMK
- the LOC109416927 gene encoding SANT and BTB domain regulator of class switch recombination isoform X3, encoding MTDNVEPERGESISIKKNPPPFDYNQLARNELVNSVHMRPRVAAEGGVPTMGTSPARQTTTGKREDGTVQRKVYKKKSVAHTKSQKSKPEAALDAAPKKGLDDLLNEKLDEVLNEGILDSVLPFICPNNVATSTSGPSYSKGGTNPKPSTNHPVVQITPNMNGRAVGTHDVASADAHGSGKKGGISAVGDVSQNFLIASSASKVNARRKSSISQITIPDSRSEPEVIIHVCDEVKGTSRDFSCPQKLLITKMGYFADVTAGQRLEDMDISVHCDLQIFEWLMKWVKKDSMSQDDWPALDPSNVVPILVSASFLQMEPLLLDCLSFCHARLNEVVKASANLACLNDSIITRLAAMFTNLELEMVKDKKDRIAPRLWTKLIQSLCEIEPQALRGHYATLVGMFRCLRCGKFLTQTVSTFIHCVPQNIRLNRWGQLISSHMKDPSWNITSYVASLHKELRSWRKVYWRLWGHCHFLYCAICDTHFAVYQMLWCQYHPEQPQFLGPAAEGRVAGPAGRYPCCGKQAYRYETLPSPTGCQFREHTVQADTDRDRAILQLAMQASEGGCLYETAPFKPPNSMNDPWWSGIGILPHRSRQGLLPTFNVDSDAPSRGNRKFITRQLSQSVAESDTETDSEDADKSGTILSHSSSSSSDGGESEYSSPRSFRPKNGKQKPKISYGRHWAGDMSARSNQDNQREFEERAMKQIIAMVGKKTGGEQNQQFVTYQQGGAYIKLEADWRESMKQKNLASIKSKPGGMK
- the LOC109416927 gene encoding SANT and BTB domain regulator of class switch recombination isoform X5; its protein translation is MTDNVEPERGDKKNPPPFDYNQLARNELVNSVHMRPRVAAEGGVPTMGTSPARQTTTGKREDGTVQRKVYKKKSVAHTKSQKSKPEAALDAAPKKGLDDLLNEKLDEVLNEGILDSVLPFICPNNVATSTSGPSYSKGGTNPKPSTNHPVVQITPNMNGRAVGTHDVASADAHGSGKKGGISAVGDVSQNFLIASSASKVNARRKSSISQITIPDSRSEPEVIIHVCDEVKGTSRDFSCPQKLLITKMGYFADVTAGQRLEDMDISVHCDLQIFEWLMKWVKKDSMSQDDWPALDPSNVVPILVSASFLQMEPLLLDCLSFCHARLNEVVKASANLACLNDSIITRLAAMFTNLELEMVKDKKDRIAPRLWTKLIQSLCEIEPQALRGHYATLVGMFRCLRCGKFLTQTVSTFIHCVPQNIRLNRWGQLISSHMKDPSWNITSYVASLHKELRSWRKVYWRLWGHCHFLYCAICDTHFAVYQMLWCQYHPEQPQFLGPAAEGRVAGPAGRYPCCGKQAYRYETLPSPTGCQFREHTVQADTDRDRAILQLAMQASEGGCLYETAPFKPPNSMNDPWWSGIGILPHRSRQGLLPTFNVDSDAPSRGNRKFITRQLSQSVAESDTETDSEDADKSGTILSHSSSSSSDGGESEYSSPRSFRPKNGKQKPKISYGRHWAGDMSARSNQDNQREFEERAMKQIIAMVGKKTGGEQNQQFVTYQQGGAYIKLEADWRESMKQKNLASIKSKPGGMK
- the LOC109416927 gene encoding SANT and BTB domain regulator of class switch recombination isoform X4 produces the protein MTDNVEPERGDSKKNPPPFDYNQLARNELVNSVHMRPRVAAEGGVPTMGTSPARQTTTGKREDGTVQRKVYKKKSVAHTKSQKSKPEAALDAAPKKGLDDLLNEKLDEVLNEGILDSVLPFICPNNVATSTSGPSYSKGGTNPKPSTNHPVVQITPNMNGRAVGTHDVASADAHGSGKKGGISAVGDVSQNFLIASSASKVNARRKSSISQITIPDSRSEPEVIIHVCDEVKGTSRDFSCPQKLLITKMGYFADVTAGQRLEDMDISVHCDLQIFEWLMKWVKKDSMSQDDWPALDPSNVVPILVSASFLQMEPLLLDCLSFCHARLNEVVKASANLACLNDSIITRLAAMFTNLELEMVKDKKDRIAPRLWTKLIQSLCEIEPQALRGHYATLVGMFRCLRCGKFLTQTVSTFIHCVPQNIRLNRWGQLISSHMKDPSWNITSYVASLHKELRSWRKVYWRLWGHCHFLYCAICDTHFAVYQMLWCQYHPEQPQFLGPAAEGRVAGPAGRYPCCGKQAYRYETLPSPTGCQFREHTVQADTDRDRAILQLAMQASEGGCLYETAPFKPPNSMNDPWWSGIGILPHRSRQGLLPTFNVDSDAPSRGNRKFITRQLSQSVAESDTETDSEDADKSGTILSHSSSSSSDGGESEYSSPRSFRPKNGKQKPKISYGRHWAGDMSARSNQDNQREFEERAMKQIIAMVGKKTGGEQNQQFVTYQQGGAYIKLEADWRESMKQKNLASIKSKPGGMK
- the LOC109416927 gene encoding SANT and BTB domain regulator of class switch recombination isoform X1, producing the protein MTDNVEPERGESISMHDFLEFLKITCQVNDSFNSSKKNPPPFDYNQLARNELVNSVHMRPRVAAEGGVPTMGTSPARQTTTGKREDGTVQRKVYKKKSVAHTKSQKSKPEAALDAAPKKGLDDLLNEKLDEVLNEGILDSVLPFICPNNVATSTSGPSYSKGGTNPKPSTNHPVVQITPNMNGRAVGTHDVASADAHGSGKKGGISAVGDVSQNFLIASSASKVNARRKSSISQITIPDSRSEPEVIIHVCDEVKGTSRDFSCPQKLLITKMGYFADVTAGQRLEDMDISVHCDLQIFEWLMKWVKKDSMSQDDWPALDPSNVVPILVSASFLQMEPLLLDCLSFCHARLNEVVKASANLACLNDSIITRLAAMFTNLELEMVKDKKDRIAPRLWTKLIQSLCEIEPQALRGHYATLVGMFRCLRCGKFLTQTVSTFIHCVPQNIRLNRWGQLISSHMKDPSWNITSYVASLHKELRSWRKVYWRLWGHCHFLYCAICDTHFAVYQMLWCQYHPEQPQFLGPAAEGRVAGPAGRYPCCGKQAYRYETLPSPTGCQFREHTVQADTDRDRAILQLAMQASEGGCLYETAPFKPPNSMNDPWWSGIGILPHRSRQGLLPTFNVDSDAPSRGNRKFITRQLSQSVAESDTETDSEDADKSGTILSHSSSSSSDGGESEYSSPRSFRPKNGKQKPKISYGRHWAGDMSARSNQDNQREFEERAMKQIIAMVGKKTGGEQNQQFVTYQQGGAYIKLEADWRESMKQKNLASIKSKPGGMK